The following proteins come from a genomic window of Thermoproteus sp.:
- a CDS encoding DUF2286 domain-containing protein: MSLVARISNGKVIEKKIVGDKVMEAVKKEGAQWLNKWNPAMSDFIILRDFVTLSYPAPITKELLEKIREFSPKRVGDKIEVTVPVFEVVYNSTWAGDNMKIDDAVVVAPHIDDASDEQILNSVLQEFAEPEDLE, translated from the coding sequence ATGAGCCTAGTCGCTAGGATATCTAACGGCAAGGTCATCGAGAAGAAGATAGTCGGCGATAAGGTCATGGAGGCCGTCAAGAAGGAGGGGGCCCAGTGGCTGAATAAATGGAATCCCGCCATGTCGGACTTCATAATTTTGAGAGACTTCGTGACTTTGAGCTATCCAGCCCCCATAACTAAGGAGCTCCTAGAGAAAATTAGAGAGTTTTCGCCCAAGAGGGTCGGCGACAAGATAGAGGTGACTGTGCCCGTATTTGAGGTGGTCTACAACAGCACGTGGGCTGGCGACAACATGAAGATAGACGACGCGGTCGTCGTGGCGCCCCACATCGACGACGCCTCCGACGAGCAGATATTGAATTCGGTGCTACAAGAATTCGCAGAGCCCGAAGATCTAGAGTAA
- a CDS encoding RNA methyltransferase encodes MNFLIKSDTACWKDFPPQPLVRGRADVLLDFALEALRAGATRVYIAFCDDVVVEIERSSAKNSKELARELLGAKRFKASLKEVVASWRGPVYYLHESGIDIDRVEIPKDALIVVGDQDGLSREDEEFLRGRAVWVSIGPLPYLSWFCAPYVIKRARR; translated from the coding sequence TTGAACTTCTTAATTAAGTCAGACACTGCCTGTTGGAAAGATTTCCCGCCTCAACCCCTAGTGAGGGGGAGGGCCGACGTCCTGCTGGACTTCGCTCTGGAGGCCCTCAGGGCCGGGGCTACTAGGGTATATATAGCGTTCTGCGACGACGTGGTGGTAGAAATCGAGCGTAGCTCGGCGAAAAACTCTAAGGAGCTGGCCCGCGAGCTGTTGGGCGCGAAGAGGTTCAAGGCATCGCTCAAAGAGGTGGTGGCCAGCTGGAGGGGGCCGGTGTATTATCTCCACGAGTCGGGAATAGACATAGATAGAGTCGAAATACCCAAAGACGCGCTGATAGTAGTGGGCGACCAAGACGGGCTCTCTAGAGAGGACGAGGAGTTCCTACGGGGGAGGGCCGTGTGGGTCTCCATAGGCCCCCTCCCATATCTCAGTTGGTTCTGTGCGCCTTATGTGATCAAAAGGGCCAGACGTTAA
- a CDS encoding CDP-alcohol phosphatidyltransferase family protein, which translates to MIEKLRKYVNLDRLGSYIPLPADVVTAISLLMALLGVFFTWRGAPAWIFIALVGVLDVLDGAVARARGTAGRSGALLDSTLDRYTDALILLYFYREAPPLLIYSSLIGTFLISYVRARAESLGLSMRGVGFMERGERVIYLFLASLVGQYVFRPALVWALYVYAVLVNVAAAYRFLAAYSALKR; encoded by the coding sequence ATGATAGAGAAATTGAGGAAATACGTAAACTTGGACAGACTGGGGTCCTACATACCTCTGCCAGCCGACGTGGTGACCGCCATATCGCTCTTGATGGCCCTCTTAGGCGTCTTTTTCACTTGGCGCGGCGCTCCAGCTTGGATATTCATAGCCCTAGTGGGCGTGTTAGACGTCCTCGATGGGGCTGTCGCGAGGGCTAGGGGGACCGCCGGAAGGTCGGGCGCCCTTTTGGACTCGACGCTAGATAGATACACGGACGCCTTGATCTTGCTCTATTTTTATAGGGAGGCGCCTCCCCTGTTGATATACTCGTCGCTCATAGGGACATTTTTGATAAGCTACGTGAGGGCCCGCGCTGAGTCACTCGGCCTCTCCATGAGGGGCGTGGGCTTTATGGAGAGGGGAGAGAGGGTGATATACCTATTCCTGGCCTCGTTGGTCGGCCAGTACGTCTTTAGGCCGGCCCTCGTGTGGGCTCTGTACGTATATGCCGTGTTGGTCAACGTCGCTGCGGCGTATAGGTTTCTGGCGGCCTACTCCGCGCTTAAGCGTTGA
- a CDS encoding 30S ribosomal protein S26e has product MPKKRKNRGRHKGDKGHEPTLHCDNCGKLIPRSKAVRVTIPYSPVPPDLARELEKQGAIIPKYYITRTYCINCAIFFGLIKVRPREERKKKAPLAA; this is encoded by the coding sequence ATGCCAAAAAAGAGGAAAAATCGAGGTAGACATAAGGGCGATAAAGGCCACGAGCCCACATTACATTGCGACAACTGCGGCAAGTTGATACCTAGATCTAAGGCCGTGAGGGTCACTATACCCTACAGCCCCGTCCCGCCTGACCTAGCCAGAGAGCTGGAGAAACAAGGCGCCATAATACCCAAATATTACATCACAAGGACGTACTGTATAAACTGCGCCATATTCTTCGGCTTGATAAAAGTAAGGCCTAGAGAGGAGAGGAAGAAGAAGGCGCCTCTCGCCGCTTGA
- the proS gene encoding proline--tRNA ligase: MRLIREARPHPRDKLRGNLMEWFHWLLREAEIYDIRYPVKGAFVWRPYGMKIRRNVEAIIRELHDSTGHQEVLFPVFIPYEFFSKESQHIRGFESEVFWVSKGGEGGERLILRPTSETAMMPMFKLWIQDYKDLPLAVYQIVSVFRAETKMTNPMIRVREISMFKEAHTAHADREDAERQVRLAVDIYKKIFDKMCIPYLISQRPEWDKFAGAVYTIAFDTVLPDGRTLQIGTVHYLGTNFSKVFEVTYLKPDGTHEYVHTTSYGISERSIAAMLIIHGDNAGTTLPPSIAPIQVVIVPIIYGEERKAVLEAAASVAERLKAIGVRVHIDDRDDKTPGWKFYYWELKGVPLRIELGKRDLEQSSVVVARRDTLEKYSVPLGELEDAVKRLLSEVEENLRRSAWERLRSSVVKADSLDAAKKALGEGKVVEVPWSGDNDCGLKIAELTQADALGTPLDAPADIGGSDMRDLACPDKRANYWLRISERY, encoded by the coding sequence ATGCGCCTCATTAGGGAGGCGAGGCCGCATCCTAGAGATAAACTGCGCGGCAACTTGATGGAGTGGTTCCATTGGCTCTTGAGGGAGGCCGAAATCTACGACATTAGGTATCCCGTGAAGGGCGCCTTCGTCTGGAGGCCCTACGGCATGAAGATTAGGCGCAACGTCGAGGCGATAATACGCGAGCTCCACGACTCTACGGGCCATCAGGAGGTGCTCTTCCCCGTCTTTATACCCTACGAGTTCTTCAGCAAGGAGTCTCAACACATAAGGGGCTTCGAGTCTGAGGTGTTTTGGGTCTCCAAGGGAGGGGAGGGGGGCGAGCGCTTGATATTGCGCCCCACCTCCGAGACGGCCATGATGCCCATGTTCAAGTTGTGGATTCAAGACTACAAGGACTTGCCCCTGGCGGTGTACCAAATAGTTAGCGTCTTTAGGGCCGAGACCAAAATGACGAATCCCATGATAAGGGTGAGGGAGATCTCTATGTTCAAGGAGGCCCATACGGCGCATGCGGATAGGGAGGACGCAGAGAGGCAGGTGAGACTTGCCGTGGATATCTACAAGAAGATTTTCGATAAGATGTGTATACCCTATTTGATCTCGCAGAGACCCGAGTGGGACAAGTTCGCCGGGGCTGTCTACACCATAGCTTTCGACACTGTGTTGCCCGACGGTAGGACCCTCCAGATAGGCACTGTCCACTACCTCGGCACTAACTTCTCTAAGGTCTTCGAGGTCACCTACCTAAAGCCCGACGGGACCCACGAGTACGTCCATACGACTTCCTACGGCATCTCCGAGAGGAGCATAGCGGCCATGTTGATAATCCACGGCGATAACGCGGGGACCACCTTGCCGCCGTCCATAGCGCCGATCCAAGTGGTGATAGTGCCGATAATATACGGCGAGGAGAGGAAGGCCGTATTGGAGGCGGCCGCCAGCGTCGCCGAGAGGCTTAAGGCCATCGGCGTCAGAGTCCACATAGACGATAGGGACGACAAGACACCCGGCTGGAAGTTCTACTACTGGGAGCTAAAAGGCGTTCCTTTGAGGATCGAGCTGGGCAAGAGGGATCTAGAGCAGAGCTCCGTAGTCGTGGCCAGGAGGGACACCTTAGAGAAGTACTCAGTGCCTTTGGGGGAGTTGGAAGACGCCGTGAAGAGGCTGTTGAGCGAAGTCGAGGAGAACCTCAGGCGGAGCGCCTGGGAGAGACTACGCTCCTCTGTGGTCAAGGCCGACTCACTCGACGCGGCGAAGAAGGCGCTAGGCGAGGGCAAGGTCGTAGAGGTCCCGTGGAGCGGCGACAACGACTGTGGGCTTAAAATAGCCGAGTTGACCCAAGCGGACGCCTTAGGCACGCCGCTAGATGCGCCGGCCGATATAGGCGGAAGCGACATGAGGGACCTCGCCTGTCCCGACAAGAGGGCCAACTACTGGTTGAGGATCTCGGAGCGTTATTAA